A genomic stretch from Spongiibacter nanhainus includes:
- the gyrA gene encoding DNA gyrase subunit A: MAELAKEILPVNIEDELKQSYLDYAMSVIVGRALPDVRDGLKPVHRRVLFAMNELSNDWNKAYKKSARVVGDVIGKYHPHGDSAVYDTIVRMAQPFSLRYMLVDGQGNFGSIDGDNAAAMRYTEIRMQKLSHELLADLDKETVDWVPNYDGTEQIPAVLPTKVPNLLINGSSGIAVGMATNIPPHNLTEVVNGCLALLDDPDIDVDALMEHIPGPDFPTAGIINGRAGIVDAYRTGRGRIYVRARAEVIENDKTNKDTIIITELPYQVNKARLIEKIAELVKDKKIEGISELRDESDKEGLRVVIELKRGESGEVVLNNLYAQTQMQNVFGINIVALVDNQPRILNLKELLEYFIRHRREVVTRRTVYLLRKARERGHVLEGLAVAIANIDEVIATIKASATTQEAKDNLLARGWQAGDVSAMLERAGENACRPDELEEQYGVREGAYWLSPAQVQAILDLRLQKLTGLEHEKLLAEYQEKLQEIARYLEILSDYDQLLGVIREELAAVVNDYGDDRRTEIVASQLDLTHEDLIPEEERVVTISNGGYAKSQPLDSYQAQRRGGMGKSATAVKEEDFVEHLLVANTHDTILCFSNIGKVYWLKVYQIPVAGRNSRGRPMVNLLPLDEGERITSILPVHEYTEGYFIFMATANGTVKKTPLEAFSRPRSVGLIALDLDEGDVLISTAITHGSNDVMLLTSGGKAARFAESDVRAMGRTARGVRGVRMDEGQRVIAMIIPKEEGRVLTVSENGYGKRTPVEEFPCKGRGNRGVIAMAISERNGALVGAVQVFEGDDLMLITDQGTLVRTRTDEVSLLSRNTQGVRVIRLREEEHLVGVQRVAESDVDEVVEELAGDSVEGGLESDVEGAPSSEGDTAGGEDGAPDQPQD; this comes from the coding sequence ATGGCCGAACTAGCAAAAGAAATCCTGCCGGTAAACATTGAGGACGAGCTAAAACAGTCCTACCTCGACTATGCCATGAGCGTTATCGTCGGCCGGGCACTGCCCGATGTCCGCGATGGCCTCAAGCCAGTACACCGCCGGGTATTGTTCGCGATGAACGAGCTCAGCAACGACTGGAACAAAGCCTACAAAAAATCCGCCAGGGTGGTGGGGGACGTGATCGGTAAATACCACCCCCACGGCGACTCTGCGGTCTACGACACCATTGTACGGATGGCTCAGCCGTTTTCGCTGCGCTACATGCTGGTAGACGGTCAGGGTAACTTCGGCTCCATTGACGGCGATAACGCGGCGGCGATGCGTTATACCGAAATCCGCATGCAGAAGCTGTCCCACGAGCTACTGGCGGACCTGGATAAGGAAACCGTGGACTGGGTGCCCAACTACGACGGCACCGAGCAGATTCCCGCAGTTCTGCCCACCAAGGTCCCCAACCTGCTGATCAACGGCTCCTCAGGCATCGCGGTGGGGATGGCCACCAATATCCCGCCTCACAATCTGACGGAAGTGGTCAATGGCTGTCTGGCACTGCTGGACGACCCGGATATCGACGTCGATGCGCTTATGGAGCATATTCCCGGGCCGGATTTTCCCACTGCCGGCATTATCAATGGTCGGGCGGGGATTGTGGACGCCTACCGCACCGGTCGCGGCCGAATCTACGTGCGGGCCCGGGCCGAGGTCATTGAGAACGACAAGACCAACAAAGACACCATCATCATCACCGAATTGCCTTATCAGGTGAACAAGGCGCGATTGATCGAAAAAATCGCCGAACTGGTAAAAGACAAGAAGATTGAAGGTATTTCTGAGCTGCGCGATGAGTCCGATAAAGAAGGGCTGCGCGTCGTCATTGAGCTCAAGCGGGGCGAAAGCGGCGAAGTGGTGCTGAACAACCTCTACGCCCAAACCCAGATGCAGAACGTGTTTGGCATCAATATCGTCGCCTTGGTGGATAACCAGCCACGGATTCTCAATCTTAAAGAGCTGCTGGAATACTTTATCCGCCACCGTCGGGAAGTGGTCACCCGTCGTACCGTGTACCTGTTGCGTAAGGCCCGGGAGCGCGGCCATGTGCTGGAAGGCCTGGCAGTCGCCATTGCCAATATCGATGAGGTCATCGCTACGATCAAAGCCTCGGCGACCACCCAGGAAGCCAAGGACAACCTGCTGGCCCGGGGCTGGCAAGCTGGCGACGTCAGTGCCATGTTGGAGCGGGCTGGCGAAAATGCCTGTCGCCCGGATGAGCTGGAAGAGCAATACGGTGTGCGTGAGGGAGCCTACTGGCTGTCCCCTGCCCAGGTTCAGGCGATTCTGGATTTGCGCTTGCAAAAACTGACTGGCCTGGAGCACGAAAAACTGCTGGCCGAATACCAGGAAAAACTGCAGGAAATCGCCCGCTACCTGGAAATTCTCTCCGACTACGACCAGTTGCTGGGCGTTATCCGTGAAGAGCTGGCAGCGGTCGTTAACGACTACGGCGATGACCGCCGTACTGAGATCGTTGCCTCGCAGTTGGATTTGACCCACGAAGACCTGATTCCGGAAGAGGAGCGGGTGGTCACCATCTCCAATGGCGGTTACGCCAAATCCCAGCCGCTGGACAGTTATCAGGCCCAGCGCCGGGGGGGAATGGGCAAGTCGGCAACCGCTGTGAAAGAAGAGGATTTTGTCGAACACCTGCTGGTGGCCAATACCCACGACACGATTTTGTGCTTCAGTAACATCGGCAAAGTCTACTGGCTCAAGGTTTATCAAATCCCTGTGGCGGGGCGAAACTCCCGCGGCCGGCCCATGGTCAACCTGCTGCCGCTGGACGAGGGCGAGCGCATTACCTCGATTCTGCCGGTGCACGAGTACACCGAGGGTTACTTTATCTTTATGGCCACCGCTAACGGTACGGTCAAAAAGACCCCGTTGGAGGCCTTCTCACGGCCCCGCAGTGTGGGGCTGATCGCGCTGGACCTGGACGAGGGCGACGTACTGATCAGTACCGCCATCACCCACGGCAGCAACGACGTGATGCTGCTCACTAGCGGCGGTAAGGCAGCTCGCTTTGCCGAGAGCGACGTGCGGGCCATGGGCCGTACCGCCCGGGGTGTTCGCGGTGTGCGTATGGACGAAGGGCAGCGGGTTATCGCCATGATTATCCCCAAAGAAGAGGGCCGGGTGTTGACGGTCTCCGAGAATGGCTACGGTAAACGCACGCCGGTCGAGGAGTTCCCCTGTAAAGGCCGGGGCAATCGCGGTGTTATCGCCATGGCGATCAGCGAGCGCAACGGCGCGCTGGTGGGCGCCGTTCAGGTTTTCGAGGGCGACGATCTGATGTTGATCACCGATCAGGGCACTTTGGTCCGTACCCGCACTGACGAAGTCTCCCTGCTTAGCCGCAATACTCAGGGTGTACGGGTGATTCGCTTGCGGGAAGAAGAGCACTTGGTTGGCGTGCAGCGGGTGGCAGAATCCGATGTCGACGAGGTGGTGGAAGAACTGGCCGGAGACAGCGTCGAAGGCGGTCTTGAAAGTGACGTTGAAGGCGCGCCCAGCAGCGAAGGCGATACCGCCGGCGGCGAGGATGGCGCACCAGATCAGCCTCAAGATTAA
- the cmk gene encoding (d)CMP kinase: protein MTAPVITIDGPSGSGKGTLCQALSRELGWHLLDSGALYRLVGLAAEKHGVALDYAAGLADLALALDVAFIPGEAGQPTRVLLEGEDVGVTLRTEHTGHLASQVAVVPAVRDALLQRQRDFAQSPGLVADGRDMGTVVFPEAGLKVFLTASAEARAERRYKQLKDKGEKVKIGALLKEIEARDARDSQREVAPLKPADGALILDSTDLGIEEVYQRVLAEARARFVAS from the coding sequence GTGACCGCGCCGGTTATCACTATTGATGGGCCCAGTGGCTCGGGCAAAGGCACTTTGTGTCAGGCGCTGTCCCGGGAGTTGGGCTGGCATTTGCTGGACAGCGGCGCTCTGTACCGTTTGGTGGGCTTGGCCGCGGAGAAGCACGGTGTGGCCCTGGATTATGCCGCGGGCCTGGCAGATCTGGCGCTGGCTCTGGATGTGGCATTTATTCCCGGCGAAGCGGGACAGCCCACCCGGGTGCTGTTGGAAGGGGAGGACGTAGGCGTTACCCTGCGCACTGAACACACCGGCCACCTGGCTTCGCAAGTGGCGGTGGTGCCGGCGGTGCGGGATGCGCTGTTGCAGCGTCAGCGGGATTTTGCCCAATCGCCGGGCCTGGTGGCCGACGGCCGGGATATGGGCACCGTGGTGTTCCCGGAGGCGGGATTGAAAGTGTTTTTGACCGCCAGCGCCGAGGCCCGTGCCGAGCGACGCTACAAGCAGTTGAAGGACAAGGGTGAAAAGGTTAAAATCGGCGCCCTTTTAAAGGAGATAGAGGCGCGGGACGCGCGCGATTCCCAACGGGAAGTAGCGCCCCTGAAGCCGGCCGACGGTGCTTTGATCCTGGACAGCACGGATCTCGGCATCGAAGAGGTATACCAACGGGTGCTGGCGGAAGCCAGAGCCCGCTTTGTTGCGTCTTGA
- the aroA gene encoding 3-phosphoshikimate 1-carboxyvinyltransferase, whose translation MKFIAKAGGQVEGQVRVPGDKSISHRSIMLGAIADGVTTVDGFLEGEDALCTLKAFRALGVVIEGPENGRVVIHGVGRDGLQAPSEDIYVGNSGTSMRLLAGLLAGQAFDVTMTGDESLTKRPMERVAAPLRMMGAVVETAEGGRPPLTLRGGQQLKGIHYDLPMASAQVKSCVLLAGLYAEGETSTTEPAPTRDHSERMLRGFGYPVEVKGATARLQGGGRLQGVHIDVPADISSAAFFMVAASITPGADLTLEHVGVNPTRTGVIDILKAMGADITLLNHREVGGEPVADIRVRHAALKGIDIPEHLVPLAIDEFPVLFVAASCASGQTVLTGAEELRVKESDRIQVMAEGLATLGIDAQPTPDGIAIQGGELGEGTVYSHHDHRIAMSFAVASLRAKGPIVIEGCDNVATSFPNFVELATKVGMNLEVAE comes from the coding sequence GTGAAATTTATTGCAAAGGCCGGCGGCCAGGTCGAGGGCCAGGTTCGGGTTCCCGGCGACAAATCCATCTCTCATCGCTCCATTATGTTGGGGGCCATTGCCGATGGTGTGACCACGGTAGACGGTTTTCTCGAAGGAGAGGATGCCCTGTGTACCCTTAAGGCCTTTCGTGCGCTGGGTGTGGTGATTGAAGGCCCGGAAAATGGCCGGGTGGTGATCCACGGTGTGGGGCGGGACGGCTTGCAAGCTCCCAGCGAAGATATCTACGTAGGTAACTCGGGCACCTCAATGCGCTTGTTGGCGGGGCTGCTGGCCGGCCAAGCCTTCGATGTGACGATGACTGGCGATGAGTCCCTGACTAAGCGCCCCATGGAGCGGGTGGCGGCCCCGCTGCGAATGATGGGCGCCGTGGTGGAAACCGCTGAGGGCGGTCGGCCGCCGCTGACCCTGCGGGGCGGTCAACAGCTCAAGGGCATTCACTACGATCTGCCCATGGCCAGTGCCCAGGTGAAATCCTGTGTCTTGCTGGCGGGACTGTATGCCGAGGGGGAGACCTCCACCACCGAGCCAGCGCCAACCCGGGATCACAGCGAGCGAATGCTGCGAGGCTTTGGTTACCCGGTTGAGGTGAAGGGCGCCACAGCCCGCCTGCAGGGCGGTGGCAGGCTCCAGGGCGTGCATATCGATGTGCCCGCTGATATTTCCTCGGCCGCCTTTTTTATGGTGGCGGCTAGCATTACCCCCGGCGCCGACCTGACGCTGGAGCATGTCGGTGTCAACCCCACCCGTACCGGGGTAATCGATATTCTCAAGGCCATGGGGGCCGATATCACCTTGCTCAACCACCGCGAGGTGGGCGGTGAGCCGGTGGCGGATATCCGGGTGCGCCACGCTGCGCTGAAGGGTATTGATATTCCCGAGCATCTGGTGCCGCTGGCGATAGATGAGTTTCCCGTGCTGTTTGTCGCCGCGTCCTGCGCCTCAGGGCAAACGGTACTCACCGGCGCCGAGGAGTTGCGGGTGAAGGAAAGTGACCGCATTCAGGTGATGGCGGAGGGACTGGCTACCTTGGGTATCGATGCCCAACCCACCCCGGACGGTATTGCCATTCAAGGCGGCGAGCTGGGAGAGGGCACGGTATACAGCCACCACGATCACCGCATCGCCATGTCCTTTGCCGTCGCGTCGCTGCGAGCAAAGGGCCCCATTGTCATTGAGGGTTGCGACAATGTGGCGACCTCCTTCCCCAATTTTGTTGAACTGGCTACCAAAGTCGGCATGAACCTGGAGGTCGCAGAGTGA
- the hisC gene encoding histidinol-phosphate transaminase has product MSCDFIDLANSGIQGLSPYQPGKPIEELERELGLSNVVKLASNENPLGPPQSALDACRAAMNGLHLYPDASGYRLKTSLSAKLGVQPEQLTLGNGSNDVLDLLARVFLDGDSSAVYSQHAFVVYPIAVQAAGARAIVTPAQSWGHDLQAMAEAIDSDTRLVFIANPNNPTGTWLTEQDVRHFLAQVPDNVIVVLDEAYAEYVEEADYPDGVELMADYPNLVVTRTFSKAYGLAGLRVGYAISHPDVADLLNRVRAPFNVNSMALAAAEAALNDSDYLARSLDVNRRGMIQLGEGLSKLGLDVIPSVGNFIAVAMPGRAGPYYQALLEQGVIARPVGVYEMPKHLRITVGLEQENARCLEALSAVLNEPRS; this is encoded by the coding sequence TTGAGCTGCGATTTTATCGACCTGGCAAACAGCGGTATTCAGGGCCTGAGCCCCTACCAGCCCGGTAAACCCATCGAGGAGCTGGAGCGGGAGCTGGGTCTCAGCAATGTGGTCAAGTTGGCCAGCAATGAAAATCCCCTGGGTCCACCGCAGAGTGCTCTCGACGCCTGCCGGGCGGCGATGAATGGCCTCCATCTCTATCCCGATGCCAGCGGTTATCGACTCAAGACCAGCCTGTCCGCCAAGCTGGGCGTACAGCCCGAACAACTGACGTTGGGCAATGGCTCCAACGATGTGCTGGATTTGCTGGCGAGGGTATTCCTGGACGGTGACTCATCAGCGGTCTACTCCCAGCACGCCTTTGTGGTTTATCCCATTGCCGTTCAGGCGGCGGGGGCAAGGGCGATCGTGACGCCGGCGCAATCCTGGGGCCACGATCTCCAGGCCATGGCGGAGGCCATCGACAGCGATACCCGTCTGGTCTTTATCGCCAATCCCAACAACCCCACCGGCACCTGGCTGACAGAGCAAGATGTCCGACACTTTCTGGCGCAGGTCCCGGACAATGTCATCGTGGTGCTGGATGAAGCCTACGCTGAGTACGTGGAGGAGGCCGACTACCCGGATGGTGTTGAGTTAATGGCGGATTATCCCAATCTGGTGGTGACCCGCACCTTCTCTAAAGCGTATGGGCTGGCTGGTCTGCGGGTGGGGTATGCCATCAGTCATCCCGACGTGGCCGATCTGTTAAACCGGGTCAGAGCGCCATTCAACGTCAACAGTATGGCGCTGGCGGCGGCGGAAGCGGCCCTCAACGATAGCGATTACCTGGCTCGCAGTCTCGACGTGAATCGTCGGGGCATGATCCAGTTGGGTGAAGGGCTGAGCAAGCTGGGGCTGGATGTGATCCCCTCGGTGGGGAATTTTATCGCTGTGGCGATGCCGGGCCGGGCGGGACCGTATTACCAAGCCTTGTTGGAGCAGGGTGTGATTGCCCGCCCAGTGGGCGTTTATGAGATGCCCAAGCATTTGCGTATTACCGTGGGCCTGGAGCAGGAAAATGCCCGTTGCCTGGAGGCGCTGTCGGCAGTGTTAAACGAGCCGCGTTCATGA
- a CDS encoding prephenate dehydrogenase/arogenate dehydrogenase family protein, with protein sequence MINKLTIIGLGLMGGSLAQALKQQQAVGEVWATGRRSASLEKGQALGVIDHWTLDLAEAVKGADMVLVATPTLVAEQVLSDLAPLLEPQMVVTDVASVKGNIRDAAERVFGEVPANIVLGHPIAGSEQSGVEAAKVDLFRDHRVILTPLPSTSEAALNKVRAMWETAGAEVVAMSVEHHDVVLAATSHLPHVLAYTLVDALAANGDAAEIFRFAAGGFRDFTRIASSDPKMWHDIALANRDAILQGIDDFTAHLAGVRAAIADGDSEAITTVFTRAKAARDQHFLGQYRPANRNDKS encoded by the coding sequence ATGATTAATAAGCTGACCATTATCGGCCTGGGCCTGATGGGGGGCTCCCTCGCTCAGGCGCTCAAGCAGCAACAGGCAGTGGGCGAAGTTTGGGCGACCGGTCGGCGTAGCGCCTCCCTGGAAAAAGGCCAGGCCCTCGGGGTCATTGACCACTGGACACTGGATCTGGCCGAGGCGGTAAAAGGTGCCGATATGGTGCTGGTGGCCACGCCGACACTGGTGGCTGAGCAGGTGCTGTCGGATTTGGCGCCCTTGCTGGAGCCGCAGATGGTGGTCACGGATGTGGCCAGTGTTAAAGGTAATATCCGCGATGCCGCCGAGCGGGTGTTTGGCGAAGTGCCTGCCAACATCGTGCTTGGGCACCCCATAGCCGGGTCTGAGCAGAGCGGTGTCGAGGCGGCAAAGGTGGATTTGTTTCGGGATCATCGGGTGATCCTGACGCCGCTGCCCTCAACCTCTGAGGCCGCGCTAAACAAAGTTCGCGCAATGTGGGAAACCGCCGGTGCTGAGGTGGTGGCCATGTCGGTGGAGCACCACGATGTGGTGTTGGCGGCGACCAGCCATTTGCCCCATGTGCTGGCCTACACGCTGGTCGATGCTCTTGCAGCCAACGGCGACGCCGCAGAGATATTTCGTTTTGCGGCGGGGGGCTTCCGGGACTTTACCCGTATTGCCTCCAGCGATCCGAAAATGTGGCACGATATTGCCCTGGCCAATCGCGATGCTATTTTACAAGGCATTGATGACTTTACGGCCCACCTGGCAGGAGTGCGGGCTGCCATTGCCGACGGCGACAGCGAGGCGATTACCACCGTATTTACCCGCGCCAAAGCGGCCCGAGATCAACACTTTCTCGGTCAGTACCGACCAGCAAATCGCAACGACAAATCCTGA
- the serC gene encoding 3-phosphoserine/phosphohydroxythreonine transaminase, protein MSRRFNFCAGPAALPEAVLSQAQQDLLDWQGRGLSVMEMSHRSDEMVGIANAAEADLRELLGISDDYAVLFVQGGASSQFSAVPLNLCAQGDVVDYVNTGQWSKKAIKEAKRFAQVNVVASSEDSNFSTIPAFDSWQLSDNAKYLHYTPNETIGGVEFFWTPDSNAPLVADMSSTILSRPIDVNKFGVIYAGAQKNIGPAGLTIVIVRKELMGQSRDITPTMLDYQTAADNDSMYNTPPTFSWYLAGLVFKWLKEQGGLTAMETLNRRKADKLYGYIDDSGFYSNPVEKPSRSLMNVPFVLADSSLDKTFLSGADEAGLLNLKGHRSVGGMRASIYNAVPEAAVDALIDYMKDFAQRHG, encoded by the coding sequence ATGTCACGTCGGTTTAATTTTTGCGCGGGGCCAGCGGCCCTGCCCGAGGCTGTACTGAGCCAAGCGCAACAGGATTTGCTGGATTGGCAGGGGCGCGGCCTGTCGGTGATGGAGATGAGTCACCGCTCCGATGAAATGGTGGGTATCGCCAACGCGGCCGAGGCCGACCTGCGGGAGTTGTTGGGCATCTCCGACGACTACGCCGTGCTGTTCGTCCAGGGGGGCGCCAGCAGCCAATTCTCCGCGGTGCCCTTGAACCTCTGTGCCCAGGGCGATGTGGTGGATTACGTCAATACCGGGCAATGGTCTAAAAAAGCCATCAAAGAAGCCAAGCGCTTTGCTCAGGTTAACGTGGTTGCCAGCTCAGAGGACAGCAACTTCTCGACGATTCCGGCTTTCGACAGCTGGCAGCTCAGCGACAATGCCAAGTATCTCCACTACACCCCCAATGAAACCATTGGTGGTGTGGAGTTTTTCTGGACGCCGGATAGCAACGCGCCACTGGTGGCGGATATGTCCTCAACGATTCTGTCGCGCCCCATTGATGTCAATAAATTCGGTGTGATCTACGCCGGCGCGCAAAAGAATATTGGCCCCGCCGGCCTGACCATTGTGATTGTGCGCAAGGAGCTGATGGGCCAGTCGCGGGATATTACGCCCACGATGTTGGACTACCAGACCGCCGCCGATAACGACTCCATGTACAACACACCGCCGACTTTTTCCTGGTATCTGGCCGGTCTGGTGTTCAAGTGGTTAAAAGAGCAGGGTGGTTTGACGGCCATGGAAACCCTGAACCGTCGCAAGGCCGACAAGCTCTACGGCTATATCGACGACAGCGGCTTCTACAGCAACCCGGTTGAGAAACCCAGCCGCTCGTTGATGAATGTGCCCTTTGTGCTGGCTGACAGCAGTCTGGACAAAACTTTCCTGAGTGGCGCTGATGAAGCCGGCCTGCTCAACTTAAAAGGTCACCGCTCTGTTGGCGGTATGCGGGCCAGTATCTATAACGCCGTGCCCGAGGCGGCGGTGGACGCATTGATCGATTACATGAAGGACTTTGCCCAACGTCATGGTTGA
- the pheA gene encoding prephenate dehydratase: MSKSASGSDSGPGQDSSAVTLDSLRADIDSIDSQIHALLNRRAQCAQQVAEVKTREFEAAQSFETGSDSSSAQQLLFYRPEREAQVLERVKAANTGPLSDDTVAFIFREIMSACLALEKPMEVAYLGPEGTFTQAAALKHFGHAVISVPQTTVDQVFTQVESGQCNYGVVPVENSTEGMVSHTLDAFMNSSLQICGEVELRVRLHLLVAGGDSQDIKRICAHQQALAQSRLWLDANFPNVERVAVSSNGEAARIAAGESGTAAIAGDLAAQQYNLAKVASDIEDRPDNTTRFLVIGKEGVQASGRDKTSIVVSANNRPGALFNLLEPFQRANVMLTRIDTRPSRTETWTYVFFIEFEGHRDDPEIAAILKELADRSVMCKILGSYPKAAL; this comes from the coding sequence ATGTCTAAATCTGCCTCCGGTTCAGATTCAGGCCCAGGACAAGATTCGTCGGCGGTGACGTTAGACAGTCTGCGGGCCGATATCGACAGCATCGACAGTCAGATTCACGCTCTTTTGAATCGCCGGGCCCAGTGTGCTCAGCAAGTGGCCGAGGTCAAAACCCGGGAGTTTGAAGCGGCCCAGAGCTTTGAAACTGGCAGCGACAGCAGCAGTGCCCAACAGTTGCTGTTTTACCGACCGGAGCGTGAGGCGCAGGTGCTAGAACGGGTGAAGGCGGCCAATACCGGGCCCTTGTCGGACGATACCGTGGCCTTTATTTTCCGGGAAATCATGTCGGCTTGCCTGGCCCTGGAAAAGCCTATGGAAGTCGCTTATCTGGGCCCCGAGGGGACTTTTACCCAGGCGGCGGCTCTCAAGCATTTTGGCCATGCCGTTATCAGCGTGCCCCAGACGACGGTGGATCAGGTGTTTACCCAGGTGGAGTCGGGGCAGTGTAACTACGGGGTGGTGCCGGTAGAGAACTCTACCGAGGGCATGGTTAGCCACACCCTGGATGCCTTTATGAACTCGTCGCTGCAAATTTGCGGTGAGGTGGAGCTGCGGGTGCGCTTGCACTTGTTGGTCGCCGGTGGTGACAGCCAGGATATTAAGCGCATTTGTGCCCACCAGCAGGCGCTGGCGCAAAGCCGCCTTTGGTTGGATGCCAACTTCCCCAACGTCGAGCGGGTGGCGGTTAGCAGTAATGGCGAGGCGGCTCGTATTGCCGCCGGCGAAAGCGGCACGGCAGCCATTGCCGGTGACTTGGCAGCCCAGCAATATAACTTGGCCAAAGTGGCCAGCGATATTGAAGATCGACCCGACAACACCACGCGTTTTTTAGTCATCGGAAAAGAAGGGGTCCAGGCCAGTGGCCGGGATAAAACCTCCATTGTGGTGTCTGCCAACAATCGCCCGGGTGCATTGTTTAATTTGCTTGAGCCCTTTCAGCGCGCCAATGTGATGCTGACCCGCATTGATACCCGGCCGTCCAGAACCGAGACCTGGACCTACGTGTTTTTTATCGAGTTTGAGGGGCATCGCGACGACCCGGAGATAGCCGCCATTCTGAAAGAGCTGGCTGACCGGTCGGTGATGTGCAAGATTCTCGGCTCCTACCCCAAGGCCGCGTTGTAG
- the rpsA gene encoding 30S ribosomal protein S1 produces MSESFAELFEESLKTIDMKPGSIVTGVVIDIDSDWVTVHAGLKSEGVIPRDQFVAEGGEFSLQVGDEVQVALESVEDGFGETRLSREKAKRAEAWKTLEAAYEAEETVTGMINGKVKGGFTVDIDSIRAFLPGSLVDVRPVRDTAHLENKELEFKVIKLDQKRNNVVVSRRAVLESVNSEEREALLASLQEGMVVKGIVKNLTDYGAFVDLGGIDGLLHITDMAWKRIKHPSEIVNVGDEIDVRILKFDRERNRVSLGLKQLGEDPWVAIKTRYPENSRVKATVTNLTDYGCFAEIEEGVEGLVHVSEMDWTNKNIHPSKVVQVGDEVEVMILDIDEERRRISLGIKQCQQNPWDAFGSRYSKGDKISGAIKSITDFGIFIGLEGNIDGLVHLSDISWNDSGEEAVRDFKKGDEIETVILSIDPERERISLGIKQLEDDPFSNYVSLNDKGSIVTGTIKEVDAKGAVITLADEVEGVLKASEISRDRVEDARNVLKEGDSIEVKIINVDRKNRGLNLSVKAKDMDDEKEAVKALREKETEAAAPATIGDLIKAQMDSKD; encoded by the coding sequence ATGAGCGAAAGCTTTGCTGAACTATTTGAAGAAAGTTTAAAAACCATCGATATGAAACCCGGTTCTATCGTGACCGGTGTTGTTATCGATATCGACAGCGACTGGGTCACCGTTCACGCGGGCCTGAAGTCAGAGGGCGTTATCCCCCGCGATCAGTTTGTCGCTGAAGGCGGCGAGTTCTCGCTGCAAGTGGGTGACGAAGTCCAGGTTGCATTGGAGTCTGTGGAAGACGGCTTCGGTGAGACACGTCTGTCACGTGAAAAAGCAAAGCGCGCCGAAGCGTGGAAGACTCTGGAAGCGGCGTACGAAGCCGAAGAGACTGTCACTGGCATGATCAACGGCAAGGTCAAAGGTGGTTTCACTGTCGACATCGACAGCATCCGTGCCTTCCTGCCCGGCTCATTGGTCGACGTTCGTCCGGTTCGCGATACTGCGCACCTGGAGAACAAAGAACTGGAATTCAAAGTTATCAAGCTGGACCAGAAGCGCAACAACGTGGTGGTATCTCGCCGCGCGGTTCTGGAGAGCGTCAACAGCGAAGAGCGCGAAGCGCTGCTGGCTTCCCTGCAAGAAGGCATGGTGGTCAAAGGTATCGTCAAGAACCTCACCGACTACGGTGCGTTTGTTGACTTGGGCGGCATCGACGGCCTGCTGCACATCACCGATATGGCTTGGAAGCGCATCAAGCATCCCAGCGAGATCGTCAATGTGGGCGATGAAATCGACGTTCGCATCCTCAAGTTCGACCGCGAGCGCAACCGCGTATCACTGGGTCTGAAGCAACTGGGTGAAGATCCCTGGGTGGCCATCAAAACCCGTTACCCCGAGAACAGCCGCGTTAAAGCGACCGTTACCAACCTTACCGACTACGGTTGCTTTGCCGAGATCGAAGAGGGTGTTGAAGGTCTGGTTCACGTCTCCGAAATGGATTGGACCAACAAAAACATCCACCCCTCCAAAGTCGTACAGGTTGGCGACGAAGTAGAGGTGATGATCCTGGATATCGACGAAGAGCGTCGCCGTATTTCTCTGGGTATCAAACAGTGCCAGCAGAATCCTTGGGATGCCTTCGGTTCTCGTTACTCTAAAGGCGACAAGATTTCCGGCGCCATTAAGTCGATCACCGATTTCGGTATCTTCATCGGCCTGGAAGGCAACATCGACGGCCTGGTTCACCTGTCCGACATTTCTTGGAACGATAGCGGCGAAGAAGCCGTTCGCGACTTCAAGAAAGGCGACGAGATTGAGACTGTCATCCTGTCTATCGACCCCGAGCGCGAGCGCATTTCTCTGGGCATCAAGCAGCTGGAAGACGATCCGTTCTCCAACTATGTGTCTCTGAACGACAAGGGCAGCATTGTTACCGGTACCATCAAAGAGGTGGATGCCAAAGGTGCAGTGATTACCCTGGCCGACGAAGTTGAAGGCGTGTTGAAAGCCTCTGAAATCAGCCGCGACCGCGTTGAAGACGCCCGCAACGTGCTGAAAGAAGGCGACAGCATCGAAGTTAAGATCATTAACGTCGATCGCAAAAACCGCGGCCTGAACCTTTCTGTCAAAGCCAAAGACATGGACGACGAGAAAGAAGCGGTGAAAGCCCTCCGCGAGAAGGAAACTGAAGCGGCAGCCCCTGCCACTATCGGTGACCTGATCAAAGCGCAAATGGACAGCAAAGACTAA